Below is a genomic region from Octopus bimaculoides isolate UCB-OBI-ISO-001 chromosome 29, ASM119413v2, whole genome shotgun sequence.
ctctcttttatttcttttctatctcGTAGGCTTGCAATGCCGCCCCCACCCCACCTTCCAAAATTTACGCAAGTATCTATGAATGGTTGACTGACAGAATTGAAGCTCATCTACTAggtcctcaacagttacaatagcATTTTGGCCCGCCAGGTTCTGCAGGTCGTCCTCGTTCAGCTCTAGAGATGTTCCAAGATGAAACtggtcttctaggctgtagtttccggctcgggaTTTCTGGAGCTACCGTTGACACTGTCTTACGCTAATTGTCCGATCCCCGTATActgcactttccgttgcattttTGGCTTTATTGCTCCCATGCATGAAAATTTACCGAAAATGCACCTCTGCAACTTCCATtatagatttgaaaaaataaatgttaaacctGAATCGCACCCTTCAAAACGTACACTAGCAACTTGTTGGATGTAGTTTTTTCCGTCCCCGCCCGAATTTTAgtccatgcaattgaaaaagccgCATTATTTAGAGGATAGCCCAATACAAAGTAAGAGTATCTGCAACACATATCTAACTTACAGATTTTCAAGTTTCGTAAGATTTATGAAGAATCTTTGTCCAATATTCGAGATCAGATTTCCGGATAGATTTCTGTGAGATGAAGgagaattgaaaagaaattgtAGACAAGAAATTTCGGATGAAATATTATATGTTACGCCTAATTTATTAAATGCCAGAAGAGACAAGAAAGAACAAGAAGTGAAGAAattacatgatgataatgatggaaagACATACagtatttagaaatattaaataaatagtatCAGCAACACACATCCAGCTTACAGCTTTTGTAACTTGGGCAAATGTTCAAGGAATCCGGGTTCAATCGTCGATATATTATTGGATAGATCACTGTAAGACAAAACAGAATTGAAAAGAATTAGTACACTAGAAATTTgggatgaaatattaaatattacgtCTAATTAATTACATGCCTTAAGAGAACTAAAAGTGGAGAAATTacatgatgataacgatgaagaATTTTccgaagagtaaaaacaaaatgttttatcagtattctttatcttttgtaccccaaagaaaaagagaatggagaaaattataggaatatgtatatacatacacaaaggcagatatataaatatgcactcaCGAAATAATCTttgctactataggcacaaggcctagacttttgtggggggggggggtcattcgATTGGATTAACCCCGGTACGAAACCGGCATTTAAAATCTGTAATCATCAAAAatacgaaaggtaaagtcgaactctGCAGAGTTTTAACTCAGGACGTCGCGGAAAGTGAATTACGGCTGAGAAATTCGTCCAGCGGTctaccgattctaccagttcaccgcctttcACTTAAGTAATAATACTAAACGCTTATGTAGTCACAGACATTAATATATCTGAGACATTTGCACACTCTTCCAGACGCATATAAGGAGATAATGTTAGATGAAAGACGAGACGTAGAAAAAAATATGAGCAAACCTTAAATTATTTAGAACTACATGGGGTCATCCTATATATAATGCGagtttttgtaattctttttgttcatcaaatttaagatttaaaaaaaatgttcatttttaatCTAAGATATAttcccctttattttttttttctatctatctcgtAGACATGGAAGGCACCCCGTGAAAAATTCAAGCACGTGtctatgaatggttgaatgacaaaATTCAAGCTTATCTACTAGatcttcaacagttacgatatcattttgttccaccaggctCTGCTAGCGTTCTCGTGCAGCTCTACAGTTCTTCCAAGTGCAAATTCGTCATCTAAGCCATAATTTCCGGCTGGAATTTCTGGAACAACCGCTGACGCTCGTGTACGCTTATTGTCCTGTCCCCGTTTACTGCATTCATATTGCTAGCACTTTCTACTGCGTTGTTGGATTTATTGCATTTATAAAGGgaaatataccgaatatgctcttttatcacttccattatagatttgaaaccaaaactgAATTGCAGTCTTCAAAACGTGCACTAATAAATACAAGGtgaaattattacctgcttttacaGCAAGTTGATGGAAGTAGTTCATCCCGTCCCcgtccgacttttagttcatgcactTGAAAAAGCCGCATTATTTAGAGGATGACTCAATAGAAAGTAATTGTGACAGCAACACATATCGAACTTACAGCTCTTCTAAATCTGGAAGATTTTTGATGAATCCTTGTCCAATATTCGAGATCTGGTTATTGGATAGATCTCTGTAAAgtgaatgagaaatgaaaaagtaTATAACAAAATACATTTGTGATGAAATATTAAGTATCATATGTAATTAAATGCAGGAAGAGAACGGAAAGaattagaaatgaaagaattagatgatatatatatatgtgtgtgtgtgtgtataaatatatatataactgcNNNNNNNNNNNNNNNNNNNNNNNNNNNNNNNNNNNNNNNNNNNNNNNNNNNNNNNNNNNNNNNNNNNNNNNNNNNNNNNNNNNNNNNNNNNNNNNNNNNNNNNNNNNNNNNNNNNNNNNNNNNNNNNNNNNNNNNNNNNNNNNNNNNNNNNNNNNNNNNNNNNNNNNNNNNNNNNNNNNNNNNNNNNNNNNNNNNNNNNNNNNNNNNNNNNNNNNNNNNNNNNNNNNNNNNNNNNNNNNNNNNNNNNNNNNNNNNNNNNNNNNNNNNNNNNNNNNNNNNNNNNNNNNNNNNNNNNNNNNNNNNNNNNNNNNNNNNNNNNNNNNNNNNNNNNNNNNNNNNNNNNNNNNNNNNNNNNNNNNNNNNNNNNNNNNNNNNNNNNNNNNNNNNNNNNNNNNNNNNNNNNNNNNNNNNNNNNNNNNNNNNNNNNNNNNNNNNNNNNNNNNNNNNNNNNNNNNNNNNNNNNNNNNNNNNNNNNNNNNNNNNNNNNNNNNNNNNNNNNNNNNNNNNNNNNNNNNNNNNNNNNNNNNNNNNNNNNNNNNNNNNNNNNNNNNNNNNNNNNNNNNNNNNNNNNNNNNNNNNNNNNNNNNNNNNNNNNNNNNNNNNNNNNNNNNNNNNNNNNNNNNNNNNNNNNNNNNNNNNNNNNNNNNNNNNNNNNNNNNNNNNNNNNNNNNNNNNNNNNNNNNNNNNNNNNNNNNNNNNNNNNNNNNNNNNNNNNNNNNNNNNNNNNNNNNNNNNNNNNNNNNNNNNNNNNNNNNNNNNNNNNNNNNNNNNNNNNNNNNNNNNNNNNNNNNNNNNNNNNNNNNNNNNNNNNNNNNNNNNNNNNNNNNNNNNNNNNNtatatatatatatatatatatatatatatatatatatatatatatatgggaaaacattaattatttacagatatacaaTCAAAAAATAGGCAACTTACAACGCCTTTAATTCTTGCAGATTAACGAAGGATCCATTTGCAACATTCGAGATCTGATTATTGGATAGATCTctgtaaaataaaagagaaatgaaaaagtataaaacaaaatacctttGTGATGAAATATTAAGTATCATATGTAATTAAATGCAGGAAGAGAAGNNNNNNNNNNNNNNNNNNNNNNNNNNNNNNNNNNNNNNNNNNNNNNNNNNNNNNNNNNNNNNNNNNNNNNNNNNNNNNNNNNNNNNNNNNNNNNNNNNNNaatatttatagaattattaGAATAATTTGGAAACAGCTACAACATGGACTCTTACTGGATGAAATTTATTTAAGTTACTAGacttttttcataaattttatataaaacaaaatatgcactGGTTTAAATGAGTTTTCACTTACCTTACAAACAGCTGTTAGTTTTGTACTATACTCTTGGAACCCAGCAAGAAAGATTAAATAAGTGACAGCTAAAGAAATGCACAAATTTACTAAAATCTTGGAAGCCATTAATTTCCATAGATTTCtgcattaataaaaaaagaaagaataatattacatttaattaatataaaccTAAAAGAATTTGCTCAATGCACCAAAAGTTAATTACAACTGTGTGTATCGGTGATGATCATtcgaaatataaattatatgtgaaatatgtatttagaatttgtatatatacatggtgtataATAGCTGTGTATAATAGTCTGTATGAGATATAAAACattatgtttattgtttattgtgcTGACTGGGTAGGTTTTGTTGTTTATGATAGTagttcataaaaagaaaatagaaattgaaatactTACTTTGAATAAACATGAATTGTTACAGTCAGAATGAGACAGACAAATGATATTCCGCagccaatgttagaaataatagacaagagttctttattttttacatcTCCTTCATTCTGGTAAACATCCTGCAATAGAAACAAACGACAACGTATTAGCTCCTCTTTTTCTTATCTTATTCCTTTCTTATATACTAGTCGATACTTATATAAATTATGAGTGTTCATATAGGCGGGAGCCATCTTCTATTACATGATACTTAATTCCAATATGAAGCATCGCTATCTTTATAATGTATGTAAGCGACGTCTGCGTTCAGGTACAATATACCATCAGCGTTTaaatcttgagttcaaattcactgaAGGTATATCTTATTATATGTTATCAGTACAACTAATTCAATGAAACCATCCGTTAACTGAGGACTGACGTATGACGTGCAATATAAGATGAATAGTTACCTAGATATATTAAAAGTATGAAATTGGAATTATTTTGgtaataaaaacaatagaaaCGAAAACAGTAATAAAGACAATTGAGTTGAGTCAGTAATATTCCTGAAAACACTGACAATGAAAGCAACAACATCCGTGACTTGATTATTTAATCTGCGTCATTGTGATGTCAGGTGATAGTAGAACCAGTATGGAGTGAACTAACATATTGGGTGAGTTCAAGTCTTCGCTTTGgctaaaatatgtataatatatagggCTATGTTTTTGTCATATATGGTTAATAGAAGTGTTTTAAAAACTGATAAATATTGGATACATGTGCATTATTGACACAAAGTTTCAGGTAAATGTGAGGAGGGATCTTGTAAGAGAATCATGAAGCGACCAATGATTTTAAAATCTAAGCTGCAAACATTTCTATTGTGCTATGGAGATCTATTGTATATTAAATATCTATTAGTTAGAATAACATTCTGATAATTTCAACGCAATAGATATTAAATCCAGGAGAGATGACTGTTTCTGTCCTTCACATCCGTGTTGGAAGAAATCTTACGCATTTTATTGAGGATGGTGACTTGGTGCCCCTAACGGACCCCATCGTGAGTTTAAACTAATaaacagcagccgcagcagcaagaacaacagtgACTTATTACATAATATCACTGTCATATATCTACTAAAATATCCACCAACATGAAGTTTAATagttattgaaattatttacCCATAGGCACAATTGCCAATTTACGGGCAATTAACAACATGTCATAATGTTACCAACCATTAGTATAGCAAAACTTGTAAGATGTTAATAGAAACACAATACTTTCTTCCCAGGTACATAGTTGGATATGTCACAGCCTTTTGTCGACCAATGTTCAGAGGATTTATCCCAATAGACACATTGTGGATTGGTGGCATTCTGGAAAAAATTtaaattctgatattttaatcaaataattaaaatacatataatgaATCTTTACTAaactatgtttataaatgtttaattattattgaCACTGtgaacgtatatatctatgtatattctcCTAATTTATACTGCATCACCATAACAATGAAAGAAGCGATTAGTTCTAGAAATGTTTAATGAACAATTAAATGTCATGATGTTCACAGCTGTAATGTGTTTTATAATAGGTCTACAGGGTCAAGCATGGCATGAAGGTAAACAACAAGCACAAgataaagaacagcaacaacaacaataacaacggtcAACGAAATCTCAAAGAAATTAACTAAATTCAAAATACACAGCGGCAATCAAGGAAAGCAATATACATATTAAACCAATATACTGGCGATActaaaatacaacacaaataACTGAAAACATGTCCATGACACACATTATAAAGATACAGTTATAATTGTCACTTGCAacagctaaaacaacaacaactactgctacaactactactgctacaactactattgctacaactactactgctacaactactattgctacaactactacttctactatttgTAACGCCGTGGTTCATGTCTATTTCAGGTGGAATGAAGTATTAccttgaaatgaaaagaaacagcaagaacaacaacagttataataaatagatagttatTACCGGAACTATTACATGGAATGATATTTTAATTGGTTCATCAAGATTGGTAACTGGTTCGTGAACGTTAAGAATATTTACAGCAATAATATGGCTGTTAATTTTAGGATTTGTTTTGGTACTGGACATTTTCATTACCTATAAAGAGAAATCGTTAAATGAATTAATTTGATTCATAGAAGTGTTTATCACTACCATGTTAAAGCATGAAACCAGCTTTGTTGTCCTTAGACATAATTGCTTCAGTCAGTACAACAACTCAGCACAATATATATTAGATGGAAATTCACAGCTGAGGGTTGTCCTTGCTTTAAGAAATGGATAATTTGGTTTTACATCCAAATTGTTAGCAATAACAGTTGCTGGTATGACTGTCTACTTAAGAAAGTCTCTTGGTTATCAACGTCTCCTGTGTTCAAAATCCTTAGATATTCACCTTGGGACAAGTGATTTCGACAACAGCTTCTGGTTGACAAGAATATTGTGAGAGGAATTTGGTGGCTGAAACTGTTGAAGGGCACGCTTGTGAATATATATANNNNNNNNNNNNNNNNNNNNNNNNNNNNNNNNNNNNNNNNNNNNNNNNNNNNNNNNNNNNNNNNNNNNNNNNNNNNNNNNNNNNNNNNNNNNNNNNNNNNNNNNNNNNNNNNNNNNNNNNNNNNNNNNNNNNNNNNNNNNNNNNNNNNNNNNNNNNNNNNNNNNNNNNNNNNNNNNNNNNNNNNNNNNNNNNNNNNNNNNNNNNNNNNNNNNNNNNNNNNNNNNNNNNNNNNNNNNNNNNNNNNNNNNNNNNNNNNNNNNNNNNNNNNNNNNNNNNNNNNNNNNNNNNNNNNNNNNNNNNNNNNNNNNNNNNNNNNNNNNNNNNNNNNNNNNNNNNNNNNNNNNNNNNNNNNNNNNNNNNNNNNNNNNNNNNNNNNNNNNNNNNNNNNNNNNNNNNNNNNNNNNNNNNNNNNNNNNNNNNNNNNNNtgtgtgtgtgtgtgtgtgtgtatgtgtacaaggtGAGAAAAAGTGAACGTACGGCGCTACATGTACGTATAATTcgataaaatggaaaaataacaaaatgacgaACGGGGAAAACAAGCACGAGTccttcgtggccttctttcctcagtcaagtttccagattatccttgGCAATTTCACTGAAGAAAGAAGACCACGAAGGACCagtccttgtttttttctgtccgtctttttgttatttttcctgtcCATCCTCATATCGTCTATCTGCCCGGAtttttattgtcgtctgttgcgttcttgcatataaatgtaccgtgcacacagGGGAGGGGTCcttatgtttacattgggcagacggctgattcatttaagaatcgttatcgtaaccATATTGCCAGCTTTAaaacaatcaataagagacatccaacatctttggcagattttataTGGCGCCTGAAGGAGAGTAAAATGAAGCACAACATTGATTGGTCTATAGTTATACatgcaaaaccatacaatataatttccaggagatgccgtctctgctccgaggaatctcTCTGTATTCTATGGATAATTAATAGAGAAGATAATTAATAGAGaagataattaatagaatttctgaacgacCCTCGAgttgcctacatgcatataaatgcactttcgcacaatgcagtgagaatgagtCTTTCAGTAACcgttaacttaatttaatttactttaaggtatggatgacttaagtttacttttaacctccccattcttataaacaccaagtaaatAGCTAACTCACTTTGTGATCATGAGCgcaccaaacctcacgtgtggatatgctcacatttttgctgCAGCTTGTATGAGCGTCTGTACTCGTGCCGTGCAGCTTGCCCGagggtgtttatacatccatatctgttaatggttatatacatataaacattggtAATTGTATTAGTATTGTTTCTTCCATTAtcaaaaatgtatgaatgaattcaAACAACTTTTAGTtaaccagaaaaaagaaatatttctattcttgTATCCTACCCTATATAGCTTATCGTCACGCAAACTGATCATGGAAATCCTTAAAAAGTTTGACCGTTCTTCGTCTTTCAGATGTCTTAATAAACTCTTTGGTAAAGAAATGAAGTCCATCATATCATCGACTTGTGAATTGTGTATCTGGTggaggaaaatggaaaaaaaaaattaaattgatacttaaaagaaaaacacttcTACGACTGAATTTTGTTGACGTCATAAAGATTTTTATAATCTTATGACAGAACATGAAGTGAAGTAATTNNNNNNNNNNNNNNNNNNNNNNNNNNNNNNNNNNNNNNNNNNNNNNNNNNNNNNNNNNNNNNNNNNNNNNNNNNNNNNNNNNNNNNNNNNNNNNNNNNNNNNNNNNNNNNNNNNNNNNNNNNNNNNNNNNNNNNNNNNNNNNNNNNNNNNNNNN
It encodes:
- the LOC106877980 gene encoding adhesion G-protein coupled receptor G6, with the translated sequence MLDVIETIAENVPLEEQQVTAPYSNLAIGAAKVERDTLNGLVYAVSFGINETEPRSEIHNSQVDDMMDFISLPKSLLRHLKDEERSNFLRISMISLRDDKLYRVMKMSSTKTNPKINSHIIAVNILNVHEPVTNLDEPIKISFHVIVPNATNPQCVYWDKSSEHWSTKGCDISNYVPGKKVLCFY